One Coffea eugenioides isolate CCC68of chromosome 2, Ceug_1.0, whole genome shotgun sequence genomic window, TATATAGTTGCTGGTTCCATAAAATTAGGTGCTTCATTTACTTGTAGCTTTCTTAGTCATTGCCATATGATGATCAGTGTGTTCGAACGGAGACGCAAAGCCAAGGCGCGCGTTTCCTATTGCACATACCGTAAAGCATGACACACTGCGGCACTAAAATGCCCATAGTGCTTATTGGTGACTGGAAACAGACCAAAATTTATTGCGGACTCCAAGCAATGTTAGATATGTTGGAAGTTTAAGAGTCAGTAAAAGGACCAGATTCCACAGATTTTGCCAAGCTCAAATTTACATTGAGATTATCCAAGTGAGTGACAGACGGTATTAATAGGTTCACATCATCTTTCATATTCAAGATTCAGCATGAAATTAGAAATGTCTTTTTGTAGTATATGCCAACAGACTTTACGAATATCTACACACAGCTATCAATCCATAACATTacttgaaaacaaaaacaataatAACTGTATATATTCACATTTCATACTGCTGGAAAATAAGGCCCAGAGTTCCAATTATAGCCCTTACATGTCCTCTGCTTGCCAAGTCAGGGGTAAACAGAACCTGTGCCCGAGCACCACCAGAAAAGCTCTCTAATTGCCGTCATTGTCTTTGTTTACCTCTTTCCCTCTCTTTCACTCTCATCTCGACGGCTATTCTCCAAAATGATCAACCGTAACCCCAAAAAAACAGAGATATACATCAAGGATGATTTGATACATCATTCAAGTTAATTACTTTGTAAATACAGAAAGCTTAGCAATTAATATATTTACACACAGTAAGGCGATTCCACGTCAGAATTTGGCATCACCGGTCCTTTTACCGTACAAAGAGCTTCCAGCTGTAACTTCAGTATGATGAGAGACAGGAGGTGAAAGCGGTTGGAAATTTGTGTTCCCTATAAACCAGTACAGAGCCCATTTCAAGTTGCACAGAGTGTACTTGAGAGCTTTAGTCCAATTCTCCTGTTTATTGAAGCTTTGTGTAATTGAATAACTCTCCACTTTGTCATTTTCTATCCTGCAAATAATGCAGTGATTGTGAGCCAATATTATGATTCGAGAAAACATCCCCAGCAAACGAAATTCGAAGTTCTTGCTCCAAACACAATTACCAACATCTCAAGGTACCAGAATACTAAAAGAACTGCTTCATAAATTGACCATTTACACCTTTACAAGGATATAACTGGGTAGTCAGGTCAGAATCCAACATTTGATTGACATACAAATacttttgttttgttgtttgttcCTTCCTTCTATGGTCCAGAAAACAAGGCAATCGGGAAGCCAGGCAACAATGAGAAAACTGCAGATTTGCATTAGCTCCtctaaaacaagcaaaaagaAGTGACTCCTACTAAACAAACTTGAAAAATCTGCATACATACTTATGTCCTAAAAGATTTTTCTTTAAAAGGAAAACGGGCAGAAATCGATCTCAATGCCAATTTGGAAGGTTtgtttgcagaaaattttttttctagtttaggtAGTGTAAGTAAATAAGTATGCTTCGAAAGAGCTTATAGCTGAAACATACAGAATCAGATTACAACAATCCCACAGAAACAATCCCCAAACCCAAGCTACTCTGGATGCCCGCCTGTTATTAGATCCTCTAAATAGAGTAACTATGCTCCATGGATGACTTGCAAAGTCTGGAGGTGCAAATAGCATATCAAGTAAAGATGAACTGGTTAAATTGTAAATTGACCATTATTGCCAAAGTACCAAACCATCTATTGCAAGGTTTTTTTCTTTGGTAGAGCCACAGAAACTAAAATTTGAACCCTAAAACACTATTGTCAGGACAGCATTATCAGAAAATCAAGAACTTCACATTTCGTGCCTTATAAATCacaaatccttttccttttgttatACAGCAGCAAAACTACCCAAATTATATATAGTACAGAGGCCATTTCTGAACTGTAAAAAAGACAAGATTCAACCTGCAGTAGTTTTCTCCCTTTATCCTAAAGCTTGACAATAGCATataaatgtgtgtgtgtgtgtgtgtgtgttttttttgggggtgggAAAAGCAGAGACAGATAGACAAAAGATTTCAATCAACCAAAGACTTACTTGTAAGGTAGCTTGAAACGTTTCTCAGGAGGAATGTTCTCTTTATCCTTGGCATTTGCAAACTCAGCAAAATCCTTAAGGCACGTCAAGAACAGTGTCATTGCCTTGTCATAGCGTGTACTCCAGAATAAATTAACTGGACCAAAGCTGAGAAACATTCATATCAGATGCATGAAGAGACATGTGAATCAGAAGATGACTAGGTGAATATGTCTAACCAGAAGCTGACACATTAAAGCTGGGAACTACTAAATATAGATGCATGAAAAGAGATCCATATCAAGTAATGACAAATAAGGAATAACATTTCCCCTACACGAATTACAGGCATTGAAAGACACCATCAATTTAGTCCAATACCACCCACCAGGTCACTGGAATTTTTGTCGTACTCCTTCAAAGAGCCATAAGCAATTGGCACTGAGAGAAGTTCCAGGCATGCCAAAATGGAAAACTTAAGCTGAAGTGGTGCACCACCATCTTGAAAATACCCATGCCCTCCCCAACATGCATCAAAATGaatgtcctttttttttatggcaAACTAACTTGAACATGTCTATTAGAGCCTTCATCACCTTCACTCAAACTGTAATCTCAAAGAAGCCAGTAAAGTTCAAGCGACCGTTATCAACTTACAGTTCATAGGTGTTGTTGCCTGTGTCCATGATGCGAGGATAACTACCCATGGGCAGAATTTTTATCCGATATCTGAAAACCAACGGGTTAAGGAGAGCATTATAAAGGAGGACAATTTAGACAACCATGATTTATCGGCCTCCAAAGCAGAAAGAATTGTAAAATCCCATATATTCCTAGATAAGGAGTACTGCAAACGCAGCAAAGCTTTAGCACCAATGAACTACTAATAAAAGGATACTGAAACTTTGGCCGATAATACTGAGCCATTGTATGAAGGAGAAGGCAAGCTTGACCCCAAGCAGCATTTATCTCATCCCACTCAACCTAAAACATAAAAAGGTAAATGGAAGTTCCCTATAAGAAATTTTCACACAAGTATACAGCAGGTAAATGGTGGATATAAACTGACTAGCCAAagatgaataaataaataaataaattataaaaagaACTACATGACATGACATCCTCGTGGAGGATACAAAACTCAATGACATGAACCAATAACTGGATATTTGCAACATGATCACAATGCTGCAATGCATGGTAATTTCTTTTATCTGCTCTAGTGGATAACTTGAAAACCATACAGGGACCTTGTATGGGTACTTCAGCCACATATGCTTGCTGTTCATATAAAAAAATAGGATAGCGAAAATGTCTGCATGGATCTTCTGTAACACTCTTGGTTTCCACTCTCCTTACTTAGATAATTTCCTAATATGTGCTTTAAATAATAATATCAAAGGGTACTTAAGTTAAATTCAAAAAGTGGACACATGGCACCATAACAATGACTTAAAAGGATGGGGAATGCAGAATTAGAAAAGAAGATCCTTAGCCCAAAACATAATGATTTATCAAGTGGCTCCAAATATGGTGCTTCATGAGACCAGTTCTATAAAAATGATGAGCAAAGGAAAGAGCAGATTCACTTATTCAAGAGAGCTCCATTCACATACAGGACACTTTGGAAGTCTCCCCAAGCGAAAGTTGTTGATTGTTCCAAAATCTTCATCATATCCAATTGGGAAAGCATCAGTTAGCACATTAGTACGCTTCAACAAGTCTAGATGAGCTTGTGAAACTTCAATTTTTGCCAAAATTGCATCTCTTTCTTCCTGTAGAGAAAGAAGTATCATcaagcaaaaggaaaaattaaaatgaGAAAGCAACAATAGCTTGGTCCAATAACTTCAGCAAAATGCCACACTAAAAAACCTGAAACACCATGCAGACGTAGGTACAACAATATTACAGAAAAGATGACCAGGAAATAGTAACCCTAACAAACCTGATGTGAAATCAACTTGAACTGAAAATTATTGAATTCCTGCCAATACCTACATAAGGAAAAGGCGCAGAACTTTAATAGCACAAGTTAAAATGTACTAATGAAAGAAAAAGGCaggaataataaaacaaaacaaaaatcagTAACCTACAATAGAATTTATCACCATGAGAGTACTTGTATTAGAACAATTTGCGAATACAATTCTTTTAAATAATATAGATTCTTGTCTGGCTTACCGCTCCTCCAACTCTTTGAAGCGACTTGACTTTAACTCCAATTCTTTCAATTGAGCAGTAACTTCTGCACATTGTTTTTCTGTTTCATCAATGGCTGCTTCAAGCTTTTGTTCTTCTTCCACTATCTTAAAAATAGAACACAAGTATGAAAGTGGAAAATACGAACCCAGAGGGAGAACAAGAATAAACTAGAAACAGCACATTCATAAACTTAAAGAAGCAAAACCAAAGAACACCAACAGTCTATCAAAAGTACTTTGCCCagaaaatcatttccaaaacaCAAACAGATAATAGTAAATTACATCTTTTTCACCATAGTAAATTCGGTAGCATTATCTTGGTCTCTGTGGATGTATACAAAGGACACACACGCACAAACAGAGAAATGTCATGATTCAGGATTTAGTTCTTTCTGTTCTTTATGCCAAGGAAAGTAGTTATTCATATAATAATTGATCTCAAGTATGCACCTTAAGTTTCTCCTTAAGAAAATCAGCCTCGCCAAGAACCTTTCTCTCCTCCCCCTCCAGTTGCTTCAGACAGGCTTCATATGCATTTATGTCCCTGTTCACATCTTCAACCTCTTTATCAAGCTTATCAGACAGTACTCGCATGCACTCCAGACACAAAGGTTGTTCAACCTGGGAAATAGAAGAGACAGAGCCCATGACAGATCAATCAAAATAAAGATCATTAAAAAACATAGCCGTCATTTGTTGATTTCCATACGTAAGTTCATTTGCCATCAACAATCTGGTTGACATAGCTACCTGTGTCTGTGTCGTGGCAATGTCAAATGCACGTTTCAGGACGGTTATGGTGGTGTGGAAGCCAGAATTATTTGGCTGAGGAGGAATATTAGTTTGGCCACCTTCAGGTGATGGTAGATGAGTTCCAACTCCATCAGCAGCAGACTCTGATTTATAAACTGAAGCCGCAGGTGGAGGCAAAACTACAAATGATTCTTCCATTGCCCTGACTGACTGACTAGCCTCAGGTTGAACGGCTCCAGCTCGGGGCCGAGGAGGCACCCCTGGAGTCTGACTTTTTTGCTTTGGCAGCACAACATATGAATGATCCATACGGGTTGAAGCTAAAACACTACCAGCCCCATGCATAGACGAACCCTGCATCCCTGCACATTCACTTGAAATCGTCAAAAAGCTAGATCCTGTGTCACTTTACCACCATGCCCCACCTTCAACGATTATCAATTGTACAGTCTCAAATCCTTTTGCTTTATTGTCCATGTTCTCTACTTTGTAAAACTTTTAGAAAACTGAAAACCTAAATCATGCACATAAATTTGGATAACAGTACAGTTTATTTAAAATTCCTTAAACGGAGTTATAAAATCATGAACATTGTAGATGATtataaactttccaaaaatcaGAGATGTTTGGCAACCCAGTGATTACATAATTCGCTGCCAAGTTTCCAACAATGCACAAATTGCAAATAAGACAACCATTGAAAGGAAACTCTCTAACACTACAAGATTTGAAGATATACACCAGAGCAAGGATAAAAACAAACTGTATCATCAGCAAGGCAACTCAATAGAGTGAAAGGCCACATAAGACTGCTGATACAAAAAACCAAAGAATAGTTTGTATATAAGcacatttttctcttttctgcaAACCTCCGCCAGAAGCATCATGAAAGGCCCGAAACTAATCTCTCATTTAACTTGACAACTTTAACTGAATTTATGGTGGGGACTTAGTCAGTGAAGTTGTTCAATGGTGCCGTTACACTGATGCCACTTTGAAAAACTTTCACGGAATAAGAAAATCAAAACGGAGCTAGCAGGCTAggaaaaatacccaaaaattcTCCAGCACTTTCACTGCCTAACATTTAATAATGCTATCTTCAATATCATCTATACGATGGAGTATCCAATAAGAAAAagttcatattatcatttcattAATGTTTTGTTACAAAAAGAGTAACATAACATAAATTAATAAGGAATAAAAGATCATTAACGATATTAACCATCCAAGTTTGAAAATTTAGTAATCTTAGACATGAACCCAAGTaataaaaacccaaaaaaaaaaagttctcgTCATTGTTAATTGGAATAGAACgagtaacattaaaaaaaaaatttgggaatcaggaaaagagagagtgagagtAAAAAACCTAACCGGAACGAGAAGCGTCGGAGGAGGGGAAATACTTGTCGGCATAAGAGTCGACGCCGACGAAGCAGAGGTAGTTGTGGCAATTCTGGCAAAGGTATCTGGGGAGATTCGGGTCGACGGGTAAGGTCCGACCCTTATCGCCCATGTTGCTGTTGCCGCCGCTGCTGCTATTGTTCTTCATGTTTTACTCCCTGATTTGGGTTTTCCTTGTCATCAAAGGCACGCCAATGTATACACAGAATGCGTGCATTTGGAGAATCAGAGAATTTGAGAACCCCCCAAACAAAAATTAAGATACAGTGGAGGTCAAAATAACACTACTGGCCTCTAGTCTACTACCACTTTCCAATGCATAATTTATTAATACCCTTTCTTGCTCAGTACTTGTGCGGACCGCTCTGGTGGCCGAGGAGAATGGGCTTTACTAGTTGAGATGCAAAGTAGGCTTAGGGCTTCTGAATATGGGCTTGATGGCTGACTTATGGGATAAGCGGGTAAGGTTGCCCGTGCACCCaaccgcccccccccccccccaacacaaAGCACCAATCCTTCGAACACCGTCCACTTTCAATAATTTCAAACTTTGCAGTCACTTGGCAATGTGAAATAGTGCTGCAAATTCGTGGATCCTTTCCTGCTTGAATTCGGTTATACATTCAAGTGTCTAATATGGGAAATTTTTCTTACGAGTATTAGGGATGGACAAAATTAATTGTTAACCTGAAAATTTGTCATATTCGATTCGATCTGATCTGAAATTAGCATGTCCGATCCGTATTATTTAATCGGATCAAAAGATGATCAGGTACCCATTTAGACAAGGGTCGAGTTAGGATTACATAATTAGAAATCCGCGACTACCCGACCCATtctcatatatttttttattttttgcacaTACTATAAAATACCCACAAATACCACCATAGCTGAGGTCGGAACATTCCAGGACAAGAAAAGATCACCGCAGGTGGGGTCAGACGAAAAACCATTCCCATTGTTTTGAAATGACCAAGAACCAGGTATTGCCACAGCGGCCGCAATTACATTGCATGCATTCATTGCTCTTAAAAATGCCATGGAAGATGAAGCTATCACGGAGACTGCTTCGTTGTTGAGGCAATCAATCTCCAGATGTTGAGAACGATAAAGACTCGGACGACAACCAAGAAAGGTACTCGAAATTCTTGTAAAAACTACCCACAAAAGGAGAAGACGAGAGATTCAAGGTCAAAAGCCGGCTTGGAAGGCAATCGTTGGGATCGTAGAGTTGTACCTGCTGCGAAAGATAGCTGATGTTGCGGACCAAGAAGTCTCCAGAATTAGGAAACGTAAGAGAGAATTGCATCTTAGGTCGTTGAATCCAGGAGAGCCACAACCTTGAGGAGGCTGATGCAACACTAATTCATAAGGGAATTGAATTGGAGCATTGTTACTGCCGCAGAAGGAGACTGAACATGAATCTTTTTTAGCAATCCCGTAAGTGTACCTGGCAATTGCGCGGTTGATGTtggattttcatttaaatgAATTACATCCAATCTGCCCAACTttagattggattaattttAGATTGGGTCATATTGGATTATCTTAAACCCATAACCCAAATATGACccaatatattaaataatagattttgatatataaactctctcaaatatattttcacatacaaaaaaaaaattcacacacataaatacatttttacaTAGATAGATATATTTTCACACACTAAAACACTCACAGATacaaacacacactcacttttgaaatacttgattttatTATCCTTTCAGAGTAATTATTTGACATGTTAGCTCCCGAACCAATGAAAGAGTTTGACATAGATATACAAAGATCTCACTCGATCTCATCTAATATGTCAAGTTTGAGGGTAATAGTAATCTACTGACCTATGAAAGTTTTATGCTGTTCCAGAGCAACTATTTGGCATGTTTGTTCCCGAaccaatgaaaattttgacaTAGATATACAAAGATCCCACTCGATCTCATTCAATGTGTCAAGTGGATCCCACCTAACATTTAAATTTCCAatagtcaaaaataaaaatttgttggATGGGagtgttttttaaaaattaatttttcaaatacaataaaattttttaaaaagtattctAAAcagtaatctaaaaattagtttaattttttttaaaattttaaaaaatatctcaaaatatattttagaaactcttctactcttaaatatctcaaaatattttctgaaaatattccaaaatataatctaaaaactctcTATTACAgcaaagttttttaaaaacaccaCAAAAAATAGATAATCCAAATGGAGCCAAAGCTATTGAAAATCTAGATATTACTAACATTTGTAAATATGGACGTTCAAGTCGAAATTTCATCTGCGTCCACATGCGTGTTCGCATTGCGTTCTCATTGCCTCTAGTCAACTTCTATTTCCTACTTTCTATGCAACTAGACATCTGCTTAGTAAAAGCCATGCATTCTCATCAAGTTTGGTTGTACCTTCATCAATTCTAATCACTTTCTATTATCACATTTAAGTAGAAACATTTGTACCTTTTGTCCATGAATGCTAGATAACCTATTTCGTCCGTGAATGCCGGATGGCCTATTCCGTCGGTTAATTATATTAGattttaattacaaaaaaaaaaattaaaaattatgacATGTCTATTTGatagatacaaatatgaaagTTAAATGTCATTCCAACTTAATCAAAAAGCActtaagaaaaatatattatcTTCATTGAGAATTTTTGAGGTAGTCCTGacatttttcacattttttggCTGATGATTCCCTTATTTTCTATAAAGCAAGTGCGTTTGATGCCacaaaattgatgaaaattttaaaatcttgAAGTGGCCACAAAATTGATGCATtttgcatttaatttgttttttaattTAAGTTAGGTAATGGGTGCCCAAcaccaatgttttaaaactcggaccGTCAATTGAACTGGTGAGGTGAAaaggtcgaggttcaaccggtcggaccggttcaacctcggttcaatgaatttttttaaaaataatttatataaatatatatatgcacaaaataagacatgcaatggactaatttaaaactttttatgatgaaaagttcactatttttgcataatttggattttcaaaaataaattatttaaattataagttaaaacaaataaatttcatctcaatttcaattatatctaccaaaaaaatcttaaatccaacccaaaaatatcacaatattttgaaattatacaaaattcacgtctatgagaatttgacattgtgaacttaaattttaatttacgtctTTGAGATTTAAAGAttgtaatttaaaaaagaaagtttggaatTCGAAAGAAGTTAAGagaattgaaaatagaaatgcaaacttgataagaaacaaaaaatgagataaaagtgagtggttgtggcattaaataatttgggttaaagaaaaataattcttttttaactttttccaatttaatgggcaaaaacaaaattaaaagatagaagaaaacatcaataaattaaaactaatgaggtttgattaaaaatggagtgacaaaagaaaagatgagagagaaagaaagagttgaagattaaaaataaagagtcatgagaggatgatattttgtaagaaaaatggaaaaatgaaatatagatgtttgttttatataaataagttatcaaaaaaagcaaataagatgtgatggtgcaatggtTACTACATTGGTCATCTATTGTAAAGGTTttgagttcgaatcttgatagaAGCATTTtgcaaaaagtaaaaaaaaaaaaaaaaaactcaaaaaccgGTTCAATCCGGTTCAACACGGTTCACCGGTTTTCACGGTTTTTACAGGGTTTGACCGGTTCTCTGGCAAAGTCAACCAGAGCATagaaccggaccggtgccatggccggttcgcggttcaaccggtcgaaccggccggtccggtccggttttcaaaacattgcccAACACAAATACTCAAACCGCCCAAAAGATtattacccaacccaaaattgacccaataCCCAACTACCCAACCTCTCAAATTAATGGGTGAGTTGGGTGGGTTATTGAGTTTTAGGCATAATTGCCAGGTCTATCCATAAGTATAAAAAAACGGGCAAAGAAAGAGGAGGATTATCAGGAGTTTCAAGATGCCCATAAGTATTGGGAAGCTAAAAATATATTCAGGGATAAGGAAGTGAGCTGAAACTCATGAAACCCTTCATAGTGAAcatgttttgtggaagattttgGTTCGAGAAAAGATTAGAGCAGCCTAAGTCAATAGCCTTAATTTAGGATGATTTTATTCTGGAAAACACAAGACAAGTAACCACTTTCTTATCAAGATAATGAAGGTCGGTTCTCTATTTGCTTCTCATTGTCTAGCAACCTCATGAAATTGATGGTTGAATCAattctctctcaaagaagaaaaaaagaaaggaaaaaaaaaaaaacaaccgcAACAATCAAACCAGTGCGAGTACTTTAGCTCCGCATTTTGAATTTGTTGAATGATTTTTCCAAATTGGGAAGGATCTTTCTATTAATACTCCTTTGTTGCATTTCATCTTCTGGAATGACATAGAGTAGCAGGTGTAAATTTAAATACAAGATAGGAATTTTATAAGACTTTTCTTCAAGGACTAAagggccaaaacatcaaagagCTCAACATGGAAAGTATGCAATGCTGGAATTACAGATTGAGCAATGTGtgcctttttttcctttttttttttttaaagttttttcaGATGATGGTAATGATACAGTGCATAAAAGCAGAATCACTTCCAGAACACCATTAATGTTTTTCTTCATAGATGATGATAATGAGAGTTCTACTGAAAAGGTTATTGTTAGAACATCAAAAATAGTTCTTGAGTTCGACTGAAAAGGTCATTGTTACAACATAAAAAAGAGTTCTTCATTTGTTAATCGTTATTGAAGCTGATTGATTTTGTCCCTTTCATTGCTATATGTTTTgggggataatttcacaaatctCCCTACGTTTTCAATAATTACGTAGAGCTCTtctcaagttttaaaaattacatatatctCCCATACTTTTACTGTTTTATATAACAATGCAGATCCAACAAACTATatattttcactcaaaaatccTAAATTGCCCTTTTGtataaaactaaaaaataaaattataagtATACTCAATCACTTACTGTCACACTTTGCACACATAAGGTATCCTAATCCTTAATAACCATCCAATTATAAACTTCAATTCCAAATGCAAGTAGCTATCCAAAAGATCCCAAACTATAATATAGTA contains:
- the LOC113763104 gene encoding beclin-1-like protein; translated protein: MKNNSSSGGNSNMGDKGRTLPVDPNLPRYLCQNCHNYLCFVGVDSYADKYFPSSDASRSGMQGSSMHGAGSVLASTRMDHSYVVLPKQKSQTPGVPPRPRAGAVQPEASQSVRAMEESFVVLPPPAASVYKSESAADGVGTHLPSPEGGQTNIPPQPNNSGFHTTITVLKRAFDIATTQTQVEQPLCLECMRVLSDKLDKEVEDVNRDINAYEACLKQLEGEERKVLGEADFLKEKLKIVEEEQKLEAAIDETEKQCAEVTAQLKELELKSSRFKELEERYWQEFNNFQFKLISHQEERDAILAKIEVSQAHLDLLKRTNVLTDAFPIGYDEDFGTINNFRLGRLPKCPVEWDEINAAWGQACLLLHTMAQYYRPKFQYRIKILPMGSYPRIMDTGNNTYELFGPVNLFWSTRYDKAMTLFLTCLKDFAEFANAKDKENIPPEKRFKLPYKIENDKVESYSITQSFNKQENWTKALKYTLCNLKWALYWFIGNTNFQPLSPPVSHHTEVTAGSSLYGKRTGDAKF